One segment of Ktedonobacterales bacterium DNA contains the following:
- a CDS encoding response regulator transcription factor — protein MDKPDLLLEANDVVEPLPIRVVLADDHALVREGTRRLLEAESDVQVIAEAASGIEAVAAVEQGRPDVVIMDIAMPGGNGIEATRSIKQLSPQTAVLALTAYDDDQYVMALLEAGAAGFLLKNVHGRELVEAVRAVHRGEPILDTAVAARVLRRMAGGTPSNALPEAALSDREMEVLREAARGLPNKEIARRMGLSVRTVHTHLGNIFGKLQVGSRTEAVLQALRRGWIRLEETEGDT, from the coding sequence ATGGATAAGCCCGATCTCTTATTGGAAGCAAACGACGTGGTAGAACCACTGCCCATTCGTGTCGTGCTGGCAGACGATCACGCCCTGGTACGCGAGGGGACGCGCCGTCTGCTGGAAGCGGAGTCTGACGTGCAGGTGATCGCAGAGGCGGCCAGCGGCATAGAAGCGGTTGCCGCCGTCGAACAGGGGCGCCCGGATGTAGTAATTATGGACATCGCCATGCCTGGAGGCAATGGCATCGAGGCAACCAGGAGCATCAAGCAGCTTTCCCCTCAAACAGCCGTGCTGGCGCTGACCGCCTATGATGATGATCAATATGTGATGGCGCTGCTGGAGGCAGGGGCCGCAGGCTTTCTGTTGAAAAACGTTCATGGGCGCGAACTGGTTGAGGCTGTGCGCGCGGTGCATCGCGGGGAGCCAATTCTAGACACAGCCGTAGCAGCGCGCGTGCTGCGCCGCATGGCAGGCGGCACGCCATCGAACGCGCTCCCCGAAGCGGCGCTCAGTGATCGTGAAATGGAGGTGCTGCGGGAAGCCGCGCGTGGGCTGCCAAACAAAGAAATTGCCCGGCGCATGGGCCTGAGCGTGCGCACCGTCCATACCCATCTCGGCAATATCTTCGGCAAGTTGCAAGTAGGCTCACGAACCGAGGCCGTCTTACAGGCGCTTCGACGTGGCTGGATTCGTCTTGAGGAAACTGAGGGGGATACCTGA
- a CDS encoding sensor histidine kinase — protein sequence MSVHAPSNAPPETESVAQPETRQTTQNTIQQVLVTVISLSLIVALAAWALKTYLPPVAPYGERAAFIFPLLILLVELGARWLAYRALLGGNRVIDLQAQFAPDGQGFSLPQITLPLYLACAVLLGAQTAVLAAVIIETLLQIIAITQQTRGIKEASYRVATNGVVVLAGGGCYTALVWIAGQQIHHPPFEIRLGAAAVGAMVMLILYPAIALPLVAKSPGKSPLRYWTAYFRTPAARFQLLLLSIGPLLPLVEELDDLEAELAWVLFLAPLFAIYYLAIVSLRFQRQTEELRASLQALRQARRRQAELQDYAALVIRAQEDERRRLSRELHDDTAQALIALSRGLEALADSRSAGRAQANDARWVEDLRELADRSLESVRRACRDLRPSILDDLGLAAALDWLAEGAIQRGLPCTLRIEGSSFAVPGEAELVFFRIAQEALSNVWRHAQASQAEVLLAYEPGLLRLRVQDDGQAFDLTRARQRRSSSLGILGMRERAGLVGAELKITSTPGQGTAVEVCLALPTGA from the coding sequence ATGTCTGTGCATGCGCCCTCGAACGCGCCGCCAGAAACAGAAAGCGTGGCTCAGCCAGAAACGCGCCAGACCACCCAAAACACCATACAGCAAGTGCTGGTGACAGTCATATCGTTATCGCTCATCGTTGCTCTGGCTGCCTGGGCGCTGAAAACCTATCTCCCACCAGTCGCGCCCTATGGGGAACGCGCGGCCTTCATCTTCCCGCTGCTGATCTTGCTGGTTGAACTGGGCGCGCGCTGGCTAGCCTATCGCGCCTTGCTGGGCGGCAATCGGGTAATTGATCTTCAGGCGCAATTTGCGCCAGATGGGCAGGGCTTCTCGCTGCCGCAGATCACCCTCCCATTATATCTGGCGTGCGCCGTGTTGCTGGGCGCACAGACGGCGGTCCTGGCCGCCGTCATCATCGAAACCCTCTTGCAGATCATAGCCATAACCCAACAGACCAGAGGAATCAAAGAAGCCAGCTATCGCGTGGCAACCAATGGGGTAGTGGTATTGGCTGGCGGAGGATGCTATACGGCGCTTGTCTGGATAGCCGGACAACAAATCCATCATCCACCATTTGAGATCAGGCTGGGCGCTGCGGCTGTCGGAGCGATGGTCATGCTCATCCTTTATCCCGCGATCGCATTACCCCTGGTGGCAAAAAGCCCTGGCAAATCCCCGCTGCGTTACTGGACAGCCTATTTCAGAACGCCTGCGGCGCGCTTTCAGTTGCTGCTTTTGAGCATCGGGCCACTGCTCCCGCTGGTCGAGGAACTGGATGATCTGGAGGCAGAATTAGCCTGGGTACTCTTCCTGGCGCCGCTCTTTGCCATCTACTATCTGGCAATCGTCAGCCTGCGCTTCCAGCGTCAGACCGAAGAACTGCGCGCCAGCCTGCAAGCACTGCGCCAGGCGCGCCGCCGCCAGGCGGAACTACAAGATTATGCCGCGCTGGTTATTCGGGCGCAAGAAGACGAGCGGCGGCGACTGTCGCGCGAACTGCATGACGACACGGCCCAGGCGCTGATCGCCCTCTCGCGCGGCCTGGAAGCCCTGGCCGACTCGCGCAGCGCCGGGCGCGCCCAGGCAAACGACGCCCGCTGGGTCGAAGACCTGCGCGAACTGGCAGACCGCTCGCTGGAAAGCGTGCGGCGCGCCTGCCGCGATCTGCGCCCATCCATCCTCGATGATCTGGGTCTGGCGGCTGCGCTCGACTGGCTGGCAGAGGGAGCCATTCAGCGAGGGCTGCCCTGCACCCTGCGCATCGAGGGTTCCTCTTTTGCAGTCCCCGGCGAGGCAGAACTCGTCTTCTTTCGTATCGCCCAGGAGGCGCTCTCTAATGTCTGGCGCCATGCCCAGGCCAGCCAGGCCGAAGTGCTGCTGGCCTACGAGCCTGGGCTGCTGCGCCTCCGCGTGCAGGACGACGGACAGGCGTTCGATCTGACCAGAGCAAGACAGCGCCGGAGCAGCAGCCTGGGAATCCTGGGGATGCGCGAGCGCGCCGGGCTGGTGGGCGCGGAACTCAAGATCACCTCGACGCCGGGCCAGGGAACGGCGGTTGAAGTGTGCCTGGCGCTGCCGACAGGCGCCTGA
- a CDS encoding ABC-2 family transporter protein, producing MRRYLRFLGGYLSANLQAAMEYRAGFWSQVISMALNDGLWLGFWWLFFRRYPVVQGWVVSDIIVIWAVPTAGFGLATGIFGRAQRLADVITSGALDSYLTLPKNVLLHVLISATSASAWGDLIFGVTVFILFIRPSPFDFLLYLALALMVAIIFTAFLVLLGSLAFWLGNSEGLSQQLMGALISFATYPTAIFHGAVKLLLFTVLPAGFISYFPVELLRSFRWPLFLGLLAFTLGIATLAWLVFHRGLRRYESGNQLGAQAI from the coding sequence ATGCGACGCTATCTGCGCTTTCTAGGCGGGTATCTCTCCGCCAATTTGCAGGCGGCTATGGAATATCGGGCTGGATTCTGGAGTCAGGTCATCAGCATGGCCCTGAACGACGGGCTGTGGCTGGGCTTCTGGTGGCTCTTCTTCCGGCGCTATCCCGTCGTGCAGGGCTGGGTGGTCAGCGACATCATCGTCATCTGGGCCGTTCCGACGGCGGGCTTTGGCCTGGCAACCGGCATCTTTGGACGGGCGCAGCGCCTGGCAGACGTCATCACCAGCGGCGCGCTGGATAGCTACCTCACGCTGCCCAAAAACGTCTTGCTGCACGTGCTGATCAGCGCCACCAGCGCCAGCGCCTGGGGCGATTTGATCTTTGGCGTAACGGTGTTTATCCTGTTCATTCGCCCATCACCGTTCGATTTCCTGCTCTACCTGGCATTGGCGCTGATGGTCGCTATCATCTTCACAGCGTTTCTGGTGCTGCTGGGGTCGCTGGCGTTCTGGCTGGGCAACAGCGAAGGGCTGTCGCAGCAGCTCATGGGCGCGCTGATCAGCTTCGCCACCTATCCGACGGCCATTTTTCACGGCGCGGTAAAGCTGCTGCTGTTCACCGTACTGCCCGCCGGATTCATCTCGTACTTTCCGGTGGAACTGCTGCGCTCCTTCCGCTGGCCGTTGTTTCTAGGGCTGCTCGCCTTCACGCTGGGCATTGCCACGCTGGCCTGGCTGGTGTTTCATCGAGGGCTGCGCCGCTACGAGAGCGGCAACCAGCTGGGAGCGCAGGCGATCTAG
- a CDS encoding ABC-2 family transporter protein, whose product MAQAFRMAGPARKKPRRLRQIGKYWAIFRMSLASSIAYISEIAFRAVVVVALMVIFVQLWETTYSAQPGGRLGAFTLRDIIWYLALVETLATSVSPLNRRVDGEVRSGDLAYLLGRPCSYVFYQYAYYLGDRVVRLAISGVIACMVALVFVGPPPLSFWGLLAGPLVIFLSISIDFSALFAIGLLAFWTEETESFALIYSRLVLVLGGVLVPLELFPEPLGSIARALPFAALLYGPARTIIKFDLGQFVGLLAQQGLTLAALGLLVAAVYRLAVRRVNINGG is encoded by the coding sequence ATGGCACAGGCTTTCAGAATGGCCGGGCCAGCCCGAAAAAAGCCGAGACGGCTGCGGCAGATAGGGAAATATTGGGCTATCTTTCGGATGAGCCTGGCGAGCAGCATCGCCTATATCAGCGAGATCGCCTTTCGGGCAGTGGTCGTAGTGGCCCTGATGGTCATTTTCGTCCAGTTGTGGGAAACAACCTACAGCGCGCAGCCGGGCGGGCGCCTGGGCGCTTTTACACTCCGCGATATTATCTGGTATCTGGCGCTGGTGGAGACGCTCGCCACCAGCGTGTCGCCATTGAATCGCCGGGTGGATGGCGAAGTGCGCTCAGGAGACCTGGCCTATCTGCTGGGGCGGCCCTGTAGCTATGTCTTCTATCAATACGCGTACTACCTGGGTGATCGCGTGGTGCGCCTGGCAATATCCGGGGTGATTGCCTGTATGGTGGCGCTGGTCTTTGTGGGGCCGCCGCCGCTATCGTTCTGGGGCTTGTTGGCAGGGCCGCTGGTCATCTTTCTGTCCATCTCGATTGATTTCTCGGCGCTCTTTGCCATCGGCTTGCTGGCCTTCTGGACCGAAGAAACCGAATCGTTTGCGCTCATCTATAGTCGGCTGGTGCTGGTGCTGGGCGGCGTGCTGGTGCCGCTGGAACTCTTCCCGGAGCCGCTGGGGTCCATTGCGCGGGCGTTGCCCTTTGCAGCCCTGCTCTATGGCCCGGCGCGAACGATCATCAAGTTTGATCTGGGGCAATTCGTGGGACTACTCGCGCAGCAAGGGCTGACGCTGGCGGCTTTGGGGCTGCTCGTGGCAGCCGTCTACCGGCTGGCGGTGCGGCGCGTGAATATCAACGGAGGCTGA
- the erpA gene encoding iron-sulfur cluster insertion protein ErpA, translating to MIEQKDTGSEVAIPLVTLTSVAAEKIRALLEQEDDAELGLRVFVAGGGCSGLQYGMTLDTTQEGDEVVEVNGVRVFIDDMSATYIGGAEIDYLDGLMGAGFTVNNPNAVSTCGCGHSFKTAGDGGQARACGCGH from the coding sequence ATGATTGAGCAGAAAGATACTGGCTCCGAAGTCGCTATCCCGTTGGTCACGTTGACTTCTGTGGCCGCTGAAAAAATTCGCGCGCTGCTGGAGCAGGAGGATGACGCTGAGCTGGGCCTGCGAGTTTTCGTTGCCGGTGGCGGCTGCTCTGGGCTGCAATATGGTATGACGCTCGACACTACCCAGGAGGGTGACGAGGTGGTCGAGGTGAATGGCGTGCGCGTCTTCATTGACGACATGAGCGCGACGTATATCGGCGGGGCCGAGATTGATTACCTTGACGGCCTGATGGGCGCTGGCTTCACCGTCAATAACCCTAATGCCGTCAGTACGTGCGGCTGTGGGCATTCCTTCAAGACAGCCGGTGACGGCGGCCAGGCCCGCGCGTGCGGCTGCGGCCACTAG
- a CDS encoding NUDIX domain-containing protein, translating into MQHADVVTCFLLRRCPDGREEILLLRRSQRVGTYHGRWAGVSGFVEAPPDEQAYIELSEEAHLEREDVTLLCRGEPLTFVDADIGREWTVHPYLFLVADAASIQTDWEHTEMRWIAPKDLGQYETVPMLKEAFQRVYPPETPHEQPASTEGP; encoded by the coding sequence ATGCAACATGCCGATGTTGTGACCTGCTTTTTGCTGCGGCGGTGTCCTGATGGCCGCGAAGAAATATTGCTTTTGCGGCGCAGCCAGCGGGTGGGAACCTATCATGGCCGCTGGGCTGGCGTGAGCGGCTTTGTGGAAGCGCCGCCAGATGAGCAGGCGTATATCGAACTTTCTGAAGAGGCCCATCTGGAGCGCGAGGATGTGACGCTGCTGTGCCGGGGCGAGCCGCTGACCTTCGTTGACGCTGACATAGGCCGCGAGTGGACGGTTCACCCGTACCTGTTCCTGGTCGCCGATGCCGCCAGCATTCAGACCGACTGGGAACACACGGAGATGCGCTGGATCGCCCCAAAAGACCTCGGCCAGTATGAGACGGTGCCGATGCTCAAGGAGGCGTTCCAGCGGGTCTATCCACCCGAAACCCCACATGAGCAACCGGCGTCCACCGAAGGGCCATAG
- the acnA gene encoding aconitate hydratase AcnA has protein sequence MRMTNLLHQGYNAVPILLEQHEGAGSGAGTPRQEQSAAFGARQRLATAAGSVACYRLASLADQGIADLTRLPFTVKIFLENLLRLCGGPHVTEQDVTTLARWSPTQPADHTFAFLPARVILQDFTGVPVVVDLATMRTAVAALGGDPGKINPLVPVDLVIDHSVQVDRFGSSLAFNFNVEQEYQRNGERYALLRWAQQAFQNFSVVPPGTGIVHQVNLEYLSKVVQTRQEGSETIALPDTLVGTDSHTTMVNGLSVLGWGVGGIEAEAVLLGQPIEMVTPIVVGFRFTNGLPEGATATDLVLTVAEMLRKRGVVGKFVEFAGPGLSQLSLADRATLSNMAPEYGATAALFPADAETLRYLRLTAREDVVDLVERYTKEQGLFRTDETPDPQFSELIELDLSTVEPSLAGPRRPQDRVALPNVRGNFYSAFPAPAAAVHRNGDEGEVAVAPAPTAVEVQLDSERVSLRNGSVVIAAITSCTNTSNPTVMVGAGLLAKHAVERGLRVRSSVKTSLAPGSKVVTDYLERAGLMPYLEALGFHLVGYGCTTCIAAGTPVLLANGTARRIEHMPDAGGAVLFGPTADGTLRMAVQTEAIDQGMRACVSLVLQDGRSLVCTPDHMILCADGRWVRADQLVQGQDRVVVGLEAPLDEPGADESGYALCAGGLTFSLDTPQERLRTLAFARLVGHLLSDGSISVLGQGRMHVGQAVDRAAVLNDVELLTGCRPAATRYDERKWTIVLPMHLTKAISTLPGVRIGRRIEQTPMLPAFVLDERCPVAVLREFLGGLFGADGHAPVLHRWGKDEEQSTLEPPQFSQSVKPEQTETLKRIIGDIVRLLARCGVETDGARIYEYQTRQAASSYPTAHDGIPRVEVRLALPDGLSFVERVGFRYCIDKQMRASAAAVYWRTVKMINEQRLWMSSRLEELHESQRELSFSRARRMAAAELTQRETAIFPHYSLLEGHDRFSRLPQATARPFQPLHRDSCGFLSPVEMFKQMGVREWFAPLRSRAETDAAKRYCVEKEALTLPTFTLQVVDRQAAGKRQVFDLAVDDIHAFLAGTIAVHNCIGNSGPLLEPISAAIQENNLAVVSVLSGNRNFEGRIHPDVRASYLASPPLVVAYALAGTVEVDLAHEPVGDDHNSQPVYLRDIWPSSAEIRDTIAASLSPEMFKHEYAHVFDGDDRWRALPVPEEGNLYEWDTASTYVQMPTFFEGMAPQPGPLNDINNARVLAVLGDSVTTDHISPAGSIAKDSPAGKYLIAHGVEPRDFNSYGSRRGNHEVMMRGTFANIRLRNQLVSKEGGWTAHQPDGEVMTIYDAAMRYQQEGTPLLIFAGREYGSGSSRDWAAKGTMLLGVKAVIAESYERIHRSNLIGMGVLPLQFRSGENANSLGLDGRETYEVTGIAEGLTPGKALSIRAVRSDGSQVRFSALARLDTQVEIDYYRNGGILPAVLRDLMK, from the coding sequence ATGAGAATGACGAATCTGCTCCACCAGGGGTACAACGCTGTCCCCATCTTGCTGGAGCAACACGAAGGGGCTGGCTCAGGAGCCGGAACGCCCCGCCAAGAGCAGAGCGCGGCGTTCGGGGCCAGGCAGCGTCTCGCCACCGCCGCCGGATCAGTAGCCTGTTATCGTCTAGCGTCGCTGGCCGACCAGGGCATTGCCGATCTGACACGCCTCCCCTTTACCGTCAAGATTTTTTTGGAGAATCTGCTGCGCCTGTGCGGCGGCCCACATGTGACCGAGCAAGACGTAACCACCCTGGCGCGCTGGAGTCCGACGCAGCCCGCAGACCATACCTTTGCCTTCCTGCCCGCGCGCGTCATTCTTCAGGACTTTACCGGCGTTCCTGTTGTCGTTGATCTGGCGACCATGCGCACAGCAGTCGCAGCCCTGGGCGGCGATCCTGGCAAGATTAACCCCCTCGTTCCGGTTGATCTGGTGATTGATCACTCCGTCCAGGTGGACCGCTTCGGTTCATCGCTGGCCTTCAACTTCAACGTCGAGCAGGAATACCAACGCAACGGCGAACGCTACGCCCTCTTGCGCTGGGCGCAGCAAGCCTTCCAGAACTTCAGCGTCGTACCCCCTGGCACCGGCATTGTTCATCAGGTCAATCTGGAGTATCTGTCAAAGGTCGTCCAGACCAGGCAGGAGGGCAGCGAAACGATTGCCCTGCCCGATACCCTCGTTGGCACCGACTCACACACGACAATGGTGAACGGCCTGAGCGTGCTGGGCTGGGGCGTCGGCGGCATCGAGGCCGAGGCCGTCTTGCTGGGCCAGCCCATCGAGATGGTCACGCCCATCGTCGTCGGCTTCCGCTTCACCAACGGCTTGCCAGAAGGCGCAACGGCCACCGATCTGGTGCTGACCGTCGCCGAAATGCTGCGCAAGCGCGGCGTAGTTGGCAAATTCGTCGAATTCGCCGGGCCGGGCCTGAGTCAACTCAGCCTGGCTGACCGCGCTACCCTCTCCAACATGGCCCCCGAGTACGGCGCGACCGCCGCGCTCTTTCCCGCCGATGCCGAAACCCTGCGCTACCTGCGCCTGACTGCCCGCGAGGACGTGGTTGATCTCGTCGAGCGATACACCAAAGAGCAGGGCCTCTTCCGCACCGACGAAACACCCGACCCGCAGTTCAGCGAACTGATCGAACTTGATCTTTCCACCGTCGAGCCAAGCCTGGCCGGCCCCAGGCGCCCCCAGGACCGCGTGGCGCTGCCCAATGTGCGCGGTAACTTCTACTCGGCATTTCCGGCCCCCGCTGCGGCTGTCCACCGCAACGGCGATGAAGGCGAAGTCGCCGTTGCGCCCGCGCCGACAGCCGTTGAGGTGCAGTTGGACTCCGAGCGTGTGTCCCTGCGCAATGGCTCGGTGGTCATTGCCGCCATCACCAGTTGCACCAATACCTCCAATCCTACCGTGATGGTCGGGGCCGGACTGCTGGCAAAGCACGCCGTCGAGCGCGGGCTGCGCGTCCGATCCTCCGTCAAGACCAGCCTGGCCCCTGGCTCCAAGGTCGTCACCGACTACCTGGAACGCGCCGGACTGATGCCCTATCTCGAAGCGTTGGGCTTCCATCTCGTCGGCTACGGGTGTACGACGTGCATAGCCGCAGGGACTCCTGTGTTGCTTGCCAACGGAACAGCGCGTCGCATTGAACACATGCCAGACGCGGGTGGAGCGGTGCTTTTCGGCCCTACGGCAGACGGTACGCTGCGTATGGCTGTGCAAACCGAAGCGATAGATCAAGGCATGCGTGCGTGTGTCTCACTCGTCCTGCAAGATGGACGCAGCCTGGTCTGCACACCGGACCATATGATTCTGTGTGCGGATGGTCGCTGGGTGCGCGCAGACCAGCTTGTGCAGGGCCAGGATCGCGTAGTGGTTGGACTGGAAGCCCCCCTGGACGAGCCTGGCGCTGACGAATCTGGCTACGCGCTGTGCGCGGGCGGCCTGACGTTTTCCCTGGATACCCCGCAGGAACGGCTGCGCACATTGGCGTTTGCGCGCCTGGTGGGTCATCTCCTCAGCGACGGCTCGATCAGCGTCCTTGGGCAAGGGCGCATGCACGTTGGACAGGCCGTTGACCGCGCAGCCGTTCTCAACGATGTCGAACTGCTGACGGGCTGCCGCCCCGCAGCCACGCGCTACGACGAGCGGAAGTGGACCATTGTGCTGCCGATGCATCTCACAAAAGCCATCAGCACCCTGCCTGGTGTACGCATCGGGCGACGCATCGAGCAGACTCCGATGCTGCCAGCATTTGTATTGGACGAGCGATGTCCTGTGGCGGTGCTGCGCGAGTTCCTGGGCGGCCTCTTCGGAGCGGATGGACACGCTCCCGTCTTACACCGCTGGGGCAAAGATGAAGAACAATCAACGCTCGAACCTCCTCAGTTTTCTCAGAGCGTCAAACCAGAACAGACAGAAACCCTCAAACGAATCATCGGCGATATTGTTCGCCTCCTGGCGCGCTGTGGTGTCGAGACTGACGGGGCCAGGATATATGAATATCAGACGCGGCAGGCGGCCTCCTCCTATCCCACTGCACACGATGGCATTCCGCGTGTCGAGGTTCGTCTGGCGCTTCCAGATGGCCTTTCGTTCGTGGAGCGCGTTGGATTCCGCTACTGTATAGACAAGCAGATGCGCGCCAGTGCAGCAGCGGTGTATTGGCGCACAGTGAAGATGATCAACGAACAGCGCCTATGGATGTCGTCTCGTCTGGAAGAGTTGCACGAGTCGCAGCGCGAACTGTCGTTCTCTCGTGCGCGCCGTATGGCGGCGGCAGAACTGACGCAGCGCGAAACTGCGATATTCCCGCATTACTCGCTGCTTGAGGGACATGATCGCTTCTCGCGGCTCCCACAAGCGACGGCACGCCCATTTCAACCGCTGCATCGGGATAGCTGCGGCTTCCTCTCACCTGTCGAGATGTTCAAGCAAATGGGGGTGCGCGAGTGGTTTGCGCCGCTACGCTCGCGGGCGGAAACTGATGCTGCCAAACGCTACTGTGTCGAGAAAGAGGCGCTGACCCTCCCCACCTTCACCCTTCAGGTAGTGGACCGCCAGGCAGCAGGCAAACGGCAAGTGTTCGACCTGGCTGTAGATGACATTCATGCCTTTCTAGCTGGCACGATAGCGGTCCATAACTGCATCGGCAACAGCGGGCCACTGCTGGAGCCGATTTCGGCAGCCATCCAGGAGAATAACCTGGCCGTCGTCTCCGTCCTCAGCGGCAACCGCAACTTCGAGGGCCGCATCCACCCCGACGTGCGCGCCTCCTACCTGGCTTCGCCGCCGCTGGTCGTCGCCTACGCCCTGGCCGGAACCGTCGAAGTAGATCTGGCGCACGAACCAGTTGGCGACGACCACAACAGCCAGCCCGTCTATCTACGCGACATCTGGCCCTCGTCGGCGGAGATTCGTGACACCATCGCGGCCTCGCTCAGCCCGGAGATGTTCAAGCACGAGTACGCGCATGTCTTCGACGGCGATGACCGCTGGCGCGCCCTGCCGGTCCCCGAAGAAGGCAACCTCTACGAGTGGGACACCGCTTCCACCTACGTCCAGATGCCCACCTTCTTTGAGGGCATGGCCCCCCAGCCAGGGCCGCTCAACGACATCAACAACGCCCGCGTGCTGGCAGTGCTGGGCGACTCCGTGACCACCGATCACATCTCTCCGGCTGGCTCGATTGCCAAAGATAGCCCTGCCGGAAAGTATCTGATCGCGCATGGCGTGGAGCCGCGCGACTTCAACAGCTATGGCTCGCGGCGCGGCAACCACGAAGTCATGATGCGCGGAACCTTTGCCAACATCCGCCTGCGCAACCAGCTTGTCTCCAAAGAGGGCGGCTGGACCGCTCACCAGCCGGATGGCGAGGTCATGACCATCTACGACGCCGCCATGCGCTATCAGCAGGAAGGCACTCCGCTGCTCATCTTCGCTGGCCGCGAGTATGGCAGCGGCAGTTCGCGCGACTGGGCGGCCAAAGGCACGATGCTGCTGGGCGTCAAAGCCGTGATCGCCGAAAGCTACGAGCGCATCCACCGCAGCAACCTGATCGGCATGGGCGTCCTGCCGCTCCAGTTCCGCTCTGGCGAGAACGCCAACTCATTAGGGCTGGATGGCCGCGAAACCTACGAAGTGACCGGCATTGCCGAGGGGCTTACCCCTGGCAAAGCACTCAGCATCCGCGCGGTGCGCAGCGATGGCAGCCAGGTGCGCTTCTCGGCTCTGGCTCGTCTCGACACCCAGGTCGAGATCGACTACTACCGAAACGGCGGCATCCTCCCGGCAGTGCTGCGCGACCTCATGAAGTAA